In Magnetospirillum sp. WYHS-4, a single window of DNA contains:
- a CDS encoding arylesterase has product MGRILSTLGVLAALVNPAAAEPVRVVALGDSLTAGYNLPRDAAFPVRLEAALRKDGLDVRVENAGVSGDTTAGGLARLDWALGGKPQAVVVELGANDALRGVDPRQTEANLDTLLARLKARGIKVLLAGMKAPPNWGPEYRQAFDGLYSRLAERHGVLLYPFFLEGVAAVPGLNQDDGIHPTAAGVDEIVRRILPFVKSLLSR; this is encoded by the coding sequence ATGGGTCGAATCCTGTCAACTCTTGGAGTCCTGGCGGCGCTTGTCAACCCGGCCGCGGCGGAACCGGTGCGCGTCGTCGCCCTGGGCGACAGCCTGACCGCCGGCTACAACCTGCCCCGCGACGCCGCCTTCCCGGTCCGGCTGGAAGCCGCCCTGCGGAAGGACGGCCTGGACGTCCGGGTGGAAAACGCGGGCGTCTCGGGCGATACCACGGCCGGCGGCCTGGCTCGCCTGGACTGGGCCCTGGGCGGCAAGCCGCAGGCCGTCGTCGTCGAGTTGGGGGCCAACGATGCGCTCCGCGGCGTCGATCCCCGCCAGACCGAGGCCAATCTGGATACCCTGCTCGCCCGTCTGAAGGCCAGGGGCATCAAGGTTCTGCTCGCCGGCATGAAGGCGCCGCCCAACTGGGGGCCCGAATACCGCCAAGCCTTCGACGGCCTCTATTCCCGCCTGGCGGAAAGGCACGGCGTCCTGCTCTATCCCTTCTTCCTGGAAGGCGTCGCCGCCGTGCCGGGGCTCAACCAGGACGACGGCATCCATCCGACGGCGGCCGGCGTCGACGAGATCGTGCGGCGCATCCTGCCCTTCGTGAAATCCTTGTTATCGCGCTGA
- a CDS encoding carboxymuconolactone decarboxylase family protein, which yields MSSTVFKDMVFPRHVSDLMTIMHMMVFDGTDGEERWDTLLSNAQKECVALGLALYYQCEHCIDYHMKVMLRVGGIDQDVLSNNINSLILFLRTDVERIGESEKKRWVQAWQEYAMKVSRRSGDETRPYLIGLAIGMARDDGFLIDYCGREVRRRFEDAGIDARQAIGELESVVIFMKAAASKNRIVPKIERIFAERVQDAVA from the coding sequence GTGAGCAGCACCGTGTTCAAGGATATGGTTTTCCCCAGGCACGTTTCCGACCTGATGACCATCATGCACATGATGGTCTTCGACGGGACGGACGGGGAGGAACGGTGGGACACGCTCCTCAGCAATGCCCAGAAGGAATGCGTGGCCCTGGGACTGGCGCTTTACTACCAGTGCGAACACTGCATCGACTATCACATGAAGGTCATGCTCCGGGTCGGCGGGATCGACCAGGACGTCCTGTCGAACAACATCAATTCCCTGATTCTGTTTCTGCGCACCGATGTGGAACGGATCGGCGAGAGCGAGAAAAAGCGCTGGGTACAGGCCTGGCAGGAATATGCGATGAAGGTCTCGCGCCGCAGCGGGGACGAAACGCGTCCCTACCTGATCGGCCTTGCCATCGGCATGGCGCGCGACGACGGCTTTCTCATCGACTACTGCGGCCGCGAGGTGAGACGGCGCTTCGAGGACGCGGGGATCGACGCCCGCCAAGCCATCGGCGAACTGGAATCGGTGGTCATCTTCATGAAGGCCGCCGCATCCAAGAACCGCATCGTGCCGAAGATCGAACGGATCTTCGCCGAAAGGGTGCAGGACGCCGTGGCCTGA
- a CDS encoding ABC transporter ATP-binding protein has translation MTETPPAVRLSDVTLTLPSHAGPVNVLRGLDLEIAGGETVGVVGPSGSGKTSMLMVIGGLEKPTSGRIQVAGRAIEGLDEDELALFRRDNIGIVFQDFHLVPTMTALENVALPLEFAGRGDAFARAREVLETVGLGHRLTHYPGQLSGGEQQRVALARAFVAEPAVLLADEPTGNLDAATGRRVMDLLFDLHARRGTTLLLVTHEAALAERCSRLVRLADGRIAPPDAPFF, from the coding sequence ATGACCGAGACGCCCCCGGCCGTCCGCCTTTCGGACGTCACCCTCACCTTGCCCAGCCACGCCGGGCCCGTCAACGTGCTGCGCGGGCTGGACCTGGAAATCGCCGGCGGCGAGACGGTGGGCGTGGTGGGGCCGTCGGGATCGGGCAAGACCAGCATGTTGATGGTGATCGGCGGCCTGGAGAAGCCGACCTCGGGCCGCATCCAGGTGGCGGGGCGGGCCATCGAAGGCCTGGACGAGGATGAACTGGCCCTGTTCCGCCGCGACAACATCGGCATCGTCTTCCAGGATTTCCACTTGGTACCCACCATGACGGCCCTGGAGAACGTCGCCCTGCCCCTGGAATTCGCCGGGCGCGGGGACGCCTTCGCCCGGGCGCGGGAGGTGCTGGAGACGGTGGGCCTCGGCCATCGCCTCACCCATTATCCGGGCCAGCTTTCGGGCGGCGAGCAGCAACGGGTGGCCCTGGCGCGGGCCTTCGTCGCCGAGCCCGCCGTCCTGCTGGCCGACGAACCCACCGGCAACCTGGACGCCGCCACCGGCCGGCGGGTGATGGACCTGCTGTTCGACCTGCATGCCCGGCGCGGCACCACCTTGCTGCTGGTCACCCACGAAGCGGCCCTGGCGGAACGGTGCAGCCGTCTGGTGCGCTTGGCCGACGGCCGCATCGCCCCGCCCGACGCGCCTTTCTTTTGA